One part of the Coffea eugenioides isolate CCC68of chromosome 10, Ceug_1.0, whole genome shotgun sequence genome encodes these proteins:
- the LOC113750269 gene encoding uncharacterized protein LOC113750269, with product MPPSTVFFALQCCQCSTMQVKQRKKSSNKWTCVVCNQKQSVRKVFAQGYMAKDVRKFVQSFNMSRQFAEQNVIPADDDKETLEIEDKIPPNGKLKRTDWTEYIDPEEEDSEIGENPGDEFELKLVTEMPKPVFKKPKLKSYHVAKDCEYGDEKNILVDVGESLVRTKGSSQAGASSRYRGARVRGTQQERTNYAAEIKGKSADRQEEVKLEEPMHGMFEWRGCLVQGGNVKLSDEVPGRNRSATIKGWRSSKWSCYITEEDDNLLPASGKANKNQANQGCDPNAFETEFVDQRVDEDIHPDFL from the exons ATGCCGCCGTCGACGGTGTTTTTCGCCCTCCAATGCTGCCAATGCTCCACCATGCAG GTGAAGCAACGGAAGAAGAGTAGCAACAAGTGGACTTGTGTGGTCTGCAACCAGAAGCAATCGGTCCGCAAGGTGTTTGCTCAGGGATATATGGCCAAGGACGTTCGGAAATTCGTCCAGAGTTTCAACATGTCTCGCCAATTCGCCGAACAAAATGTGATCCCGGCGGATGACgacaaagaaaccctagaaattgAAGACAAAATTCCCCCCAATGGCAAGCTGAAAAGGACCGATTGGACCGAATACATTGATCCAGAGGAGGAGGATTCAGAAATCGGCGAAAATCCTG GGGACGAATTTGAGCTCAAACTAGTGACTGAAATGCCTAAACCAGTTTTTAAAAAGCCTAAATTGAAGAGTTATCATGTCGCAAAAGATTGTGAATATGGCGATGAGAAGAATATTCTAGTGGATGTTGGTGAGAGCCTTGTCAGAACAAAAGGCAGTTCTCAAG CTGGCGCGTCAAGTAGATATAGGGGAGCAAGGGTTAGAGGGACACAACAAGAGAGGACTAATTATGCAGCAGAAATTAAAGGAAAGTCTGCTGATAGGCAGGAAGAAGTGAAGCTCGAGGAGCCAATGCATGGAATGTTCGAATGGAGAGGCTGTTTAGTTCAGGGTGGTAATGTCAAACTTTCTGATGAGGTGCCAGGGAGAAATCGGTCAGCAACAATAAAGGGATGGAGATCTTCAAAATGGAGTTGTTACATAACAGAAGAAGATGATAATCTATTGCCTGCAAGTGGGAAAGCTAACAAAAATCAAGCCAATCAAGGGTGTGATCCGAATGCATTTGAGACTGAATTTGTTGATCAAAGGGTAGATGAAGACATTCATCCTGATTTTCTGTGA